From Vitis vinifera cultivar Pinot Noir 40024 chromosome 5, ASM3070453v1, the proteins below share one genomic window:
- the LOC100259752 gene encoding ATP sulfurylase 1, chloroplastic isoform X1 has product MASISTLFTKTPNPSPSLCLPRTPKSHFTPAFRLPIPLHSKTRTHQKLRVSSALIEPDGGKLVELFVEESLRDVKKREALRMPRIKLSRIDLEWVHVLSEGWASPLRGFMRESEFLQTLHFNSLRLDDGSFVNMSVPIVLAIDDAEKHQIGDSTKVALVDSKDNTIAILSSIEIYKHHKEERIARTWGTTAPGLPYVDQAITNSGNWLIGGDLEVVEPVKYNDGLDRFRLSPAELREEFTKRNADAVFAFQLRNPVHNGHALLMTDTRRRLLEMGYKNPVLLLHPLGGYTKADDVPLGWRMKQHEKVLEDGVLDPETTVVSIFPSPMHYAGPTEVQWHAKARINAGANFYIVGRDPAGMGHPVEKRDLYDADHGKKVLSMAPGLERLNILPFKVAAYDKTQNKMAFFDPSRAQDFLFISGTKVYFLHRKKMQTSFFISYLMIIPKWLKIIQTGHAFFSTWKYLMDDVSEQGRYILQMRTLAKNKENPPDGFMCPGGWEVLVEYYDSLVPSNNGKVPETVPA; this is encoded by the exons ATGGCGTCCATTTCCACACTCTTCACCAAAACCCCGAACCCATCTCCATCTCTATGTCTCCCCAGAACCCCCAAGTCCCATTTTACCCCCGCCTTCAGGCTCCCCATTCCTCTCCATTCCAAGACGAGAACCCACCAGAAGTTACGGGTTTCGTCCGCTTTGATCGAGCCGGACGGTGGCAAGCTCGTAGAGCTCTTCGTGGAGGAGTCTCTGAGGGATGTGAAGAAGAGAGAAGCCTTGCGGATGCCCAGAATCAAGCTCTCAAGGATCGATCTTGAGTGGGTTCATGTATTGAGCGAAGGATGGGCCAGCCCTCTTCGCGGGTTCATGAGAGAATCCGAGTTCCTCCAAACTCTTCATTTCAATTCGCTCCGACTCGACGACGGCTCCTTCGTCAACATGTCGGTGCCGATTGTGTTGGCCATTGATGATGCGGAGAAGCATCAGATTGGTGACTCCACCAAGGTCGCTCTCGTCGACTCCAAGGACAATACGATTGCGATTTTAAGCAG TATTGAGATCTACAAGCACCACAAAGAAGAAAGGATAGCCAGAACTTGGGGGACTACTGCCCCTGGTTTGCCGTATGTGGATCAAGCAATAACCAATTCTGGAAACTGGCTGATTGGAGGTGACTTGGAGGTTGTTGAGCCAGTCAAGTACAATGATGGTCTTGATCGATTTCGACTATCCCCTGCCGAACTCCGTGAAGAATTCACCAAGCGCAATGCTGATGCAGTGTTTGCTTTCCAGCTCAGGAATCCTGTGCACAATGGTCATGCTTTGCTGATGACTGACACACGGCGTCGGCTTCTTGAGATGGGCTACAAGAACCCTGTCCTCTTACTTCATCCATTAGGAGGCTATACAAAGGCAGATGATGTTCCGCTTGGTTGGAGAATGAAGCAACATGAGAAG GTGCTTGAAGATGGGGTTCTTGATCCAGAGACAACTGTAGTTTCTATTTTCCCATCTCCCATGCACTATGCTGGTCCAACTGAGGTGCAGTGGCATGCAAAGGCTCGCATTAATGCAGGGGCTAACTTTTACATTGTTGGTCGGGACCCAGCAGGCATGGGCCACCCAGTTGAGAAGAGAGACTTATATGATGCTGACCATGGGAAGAAGGTATTGAGCATGGCTCCTGGACTGGAACGGCTAAACATCCTTCCTTTCAAG GTTGCTGCATATGATAAAACTCAGAATAAAATGGCATTCTTTGATCCCTCAAGGGCTCAAGACTTCCTCTTCATATCTGGCACAAAGGTATATTTTTTGCATAGGAAAAAAATGCAGacctctttttttatttcatatctaATGATAATCCCAAAATGGCTGAAAATTATTCAGACTGGgcatgcatttttttcaacatGGAAATATTTGATGGATGATGTTTCTGAACAAGGCCGCTACATTTTGCAGATGAGAACTCTAGCGAAGAACAAAGAGAACCCTCCAGACGGATTTATGTGCCCGGGTGGTTGGGAAGTGTTGGTGGAATATTATGACAGTTTGGTGCCCAGCAACAACGGCAAAGTCCCGGAAACTGTTCCTGCTTAA
- the LOC100259752 gene encoding ATP sulfurylase 1, chloroplastic isoform X2: protein MASISTLFTKTPNPSPSLCLPRTPKSHFTPAFRLPIPLHSKTRTHQKLRVSSALIEPDGGKLVELFVEESLRDVKKREALRMPRIKLSRIDLEWVHVLSEGWASPLRGFMRESEFLQTLHFNSLRLDDGSFVNMSVPIVLAIDDAEKHQIGDSTKVALVDSKDNTIAILSSIEIYKHHKEERIARTWGTTAPGLPYVDQAITNSGNWLIGGDLEVVEPVKYNDGLDRFRLSPAELREEFTKRNADAVFAFQLRNPVHNGHALLMTDTRRRLLEMGYKNPVLLLHPLGGYTKADDVPLGWRMKQHEKVLEDGVLDPETTVVSIFPSPMHYAGPTEVQWHAKARINAGANFYIVGRDPAGMGHPVEKRDLYDADHGKKVLSMAPGLERLNILPFKVAAYDKTQNKMAFFDPSRAQDFLFISGTKMRTLAKNKENPPDGFMCPGGWEVLVEYYDSLVPSNNGKVPETVPA from the exons ATGGCGTCCATTTCCACACTCTTCACCAAAACCCCGAACCCATCTCCATCTCTATGTCTCCCCAGAACCCCCAAGTCCCATTTTACCCCCGCCTTCAGGCTCCCCATTCCTCTCCATTCCAAGACGAGAACCCACCAGAAGTTACGGGTTTCGTCCGCTTTGATCGAGCCGGACGGTGGCAAGCTCGTAGAGCTCTTCGTGGAGGAGTCTCTGAGGGATGTGAAGAAGAGAGAAGCCTTGCGGATGCCCAGAATCAAGCTCTCAAGGATCGATCTTGAGTGGGTTCATGTATTGAGCGAAGGATGGGCCAGCCCTCTTCGCGGGTTCATGAGAGAATCCGAGTTCCTCCAAACTCTTCATTTCAATTCGCTCCGACTCGACGACGGCTCCTTCGTCAACATGTCGGTGCCGATTGTGTTGGCCATTGATGATGCGGAGAAGCATCAGATTGGTGACTCCACCAAGGTCGCTCTCGTCGACTCCAAGGACAATACGATTGCGATTTTAAGCAG TATTGAGATCTACAAGCACCACAAAGAAGAAAGGATAGCCAGAACTTGGGGGACTACTGCCCCTGGTTTGCCGTATGTGGATCAAGCAATAACCAATTCTGGAAACTGGCTGATTGGAGGTGACTTGGAGGTTGTTGAGCCAGTCAAGTACAATGATGGTCTTGATCGATTTCGACTATCCCCTGCCGAACTCCGTGAAGAATTCACCAAGCGCAATGCTGATGCAGTGTTTGCTTTCCAGCTCAGGAATCCTGTGCACAATGGTCATGCTTTGCTGATGACTGACACACGGCGTCGGCTTCTTGAGATGGGCTACAAGAACCCTGTCCTCTTACTTCATCCATTAGGAGGCTATACAAAGGCAGATGATGTTCCGCTTGGTTGGAGAATGAAGCAACATGAGAAG GTGCTTGAAGATGGGGTTCTTGATCCAGAGACAACTGTAGTTTCTATTTTCCCATCTCCCATGCACTATGCTGGTCCAACTGAGGTGCAGTGGCATGCAAAGGCTCGCATTAATGCAGGGGCTAACTTTTACATTGTTGGTCGGGACCCAGCAGGCATGGGCCACCCAGTTGAGAAGAGAGACTTATATGATGCTGACCATGGGAAGAAGGTATTGAGCATGGCTCCTGGACTGGAACGGCTAAACATCCTTCCTTTCAAG GTTGCTGCATATGATAAAACTCAGAATAAAATGGCATTCTTTGATCCCTCAAGGGCTCAAGACTTCCTCTTCATATCTGGCACAAAG ATGAGAACTCTAGCGAAGAACAAAGAGAACCCTCCAGACGGATTTATGTGCCCGGGTGGTTGGGAAGTGTTGGTGGAATATTATGACAGTTTGGTGCCCAGCAACAACGGCAAAGTCCCGGAAACTGTTCCTGCTTAA
- the LOC100254645 gene encoding putative calcium-transporting ATPase 13, plasma membrane-type: MSNILHVNLSSIGSLLDVPSTLSKPSKRWHLAFATIYCSRALHSLLNDPLSNNKNKSRKLLLNTPPFVALDVKPCSGFSDIDQTSLTDLVKAKNLDQLLELGGVEGVAEALKADFKNGIHGDVQDVARRKQEFGSNTYQKPPPKSILHFVVEAFEDLTILVLLACATLSLGFGIKEHGVKEGWYDGGSIFLAVFLVISVSAVSNFKQNRQFDKLSKVSNNIQVDVVRQGRRQQISIFEIVVGDVVCLKIGDQVPADGLFLDGHSLQVNESSMTGESDHVEVNTSLNPFLFSGTKIADGYGRMLVTSVGMNTTWGEMMSTISRETNEQTPLQARLNKLTSSIGKVGLAVAFLVLVVLLVRYFTGNTEDENRNQEFNGSKTKADDIVNAVVGIIAAAVTIVVVAIPEGLPLAVTLTLAYSMKRMMADQAMVRKLSACETMGSATTICTDKTGTLTLNQMKVTKFWLGKQPIEAASSISTNLLKLIQQGVALNTTGSIYREPSSFKFEFSGSPTEKAILSWAVLELDMDMERMKKNYNILHVEAFNSEKKRSGILIRKKADNTIHVHWKGAAEMILAMCSSYYDVSGSMKDMDDGERMIFEQIIQGMAASSLRCIALAHKQIPEEEHEIGEGPQKLKEDSLTLIALVGIKDPCRPGVRKAVEDCQYAGVNVKMITGDNIFTARAIATECGILRPGQEMNSEAVVEGEVFRQYTQEERMEKVDKIHVMARSSPFDKLLMVQCLKQKGHVVAVTGDGTNDAPALKEADIGLSMGIQGTEVAKESSDIIILDDNFASVATVLRWGRCVYNNIQKFIQFQLTVNVAALVINFVAAASAGEVPLTAVQLLWVNLIMDTLGALALATERPTKELMEKPPVGRAEPLITNIMWRNLLAQALYQIVVLLTLQFNGESIFGVNQKVKDTLIFNTFVLCQVFNEFNARELEKKNVFEGIHKNKLFLGIIGITIILQVVMVEFLKKFADTERLDWGQWGACIGVAAASWPIGWLVKCIPVSDKPVLDYLKW; encoded by the coding sequence ATGTCCAATATTTTGCATGTCAACTTAAGTAGCATAGGGTCATTACTCGATGTGCCAAGCACCCTCAGCAAACCCAGCAAGAGATGGCACTTGGCTTTTGCTACTATATATTGTTCCAGGGCCCTACACTCTCTTCTCAACGATCCTCTCtccaacaacaaaaacaagagCAGGAAACTCCTGCTTAACACTCCTCCTTTTGTGGCCCTCGATGTTAAGCCCTGTTCTGGCTTCTCAGACATTGATCAAACAAGCCTCACTGATTTAGTGAAGGCGAAAAACTTAGACCAGCTTCTTGAACTCGGAGGAGTTGAAGGTGTGGCTGAAGCTCTAAAAGCAGATTTCAAAAATGGCATCCACGGTGACGTTCAAGATGTTGCTCGCAGGAAGCAGGAGTTCGGTTCAAACACATACCAGAAGCCACCTCCGAAAAGCATCCTCCACTTTGTGGTGGAAGCATTTGAGGATCTTACCATTCTCGTACTTCTTGCTTGTGCAACACTCTCTCTCGGTTTTGGGATTAAAGAGCATGGAGTGAAGGAAGGGTGGTACGATGGTGGAAGCATCTTTCTTGCTGTCTTTCTAGTCATTTCTGTCTCTGCTGTAAGTAATTTCAAACAAAACAGACAATTTGATAAGTTGTCAAAGGTCAGCAACAATATACAGGTTGATGTTGTCCGGCAAGGGCGACGTCAGCAGATTTCTATATTTGAGATTGTTGTTGGAGATGTTGTTTGCTTGAAGATTGGAGATCAAGTTCCTGCTGATGGATTGTTCTTGGATGGGCATTCATTACAAGTGAATGAATCAAGCATGACAGGGGAGAGTGATCATGTGGAAGTCAACACCAGCCTGaatccatttttgttttctggAACCAAAATAGCTGATGGATATGGTCGAATGCTTGTGACGTCTGTTGGGATGAACACAACATGGGGTGAGATGATGAGCACAATCAGCCGCGAAACTAATGAACAGACACCCTTACAAGCTCGGCTTAACAAGCTAACTTCATCAATTGGTAAAGTTGGTTTGGCAGTAGCTTTTCTAGTTCTTGTAGTGTTGCTGGTTCGCTACTTCACAGGGAATACAGAAGATGAGAATCGAAATCAGGAGTTCAATGGCAGCAAAACTAAGGCTGATGATATAGTGAATGCTGTGGTCGGAATCATTGCTGCTGCAGTTACCATTGTGGTCGTTGCCATTCCAGAAGGTTTGCCGTTGGCTGTCACACTCACTCTTGCTTATTCAATGAAGAGAATGATGGCTGACCAGGCTATGGTTCGGAAGCTCTCTGCCTGTGAGACCATGGGCTCTGCCACCACCATTTGTACTGACAAAACAGGTACCCTCACTCTGAACCAGATGAAGGTGACAAAGTTTTGGCTTGGCAAACAACCTATTGAAGCTGCCTCTTCAAtttccacaaatcttctcaaacTGATTCAACAAGGAGTTGCTTTGAACACTACCGGTAGCATTTACCGGGAGCCTTCCTCATTTAAATTCGAGTTTTCTGGTAGTCCCACTGAAAAAGCAATACTTTCTTGGGCTGTCCTGGAACTTGATATGGACATGGAGAGAATGAAGAAGAATTATAACATTCTTCATGTTGAAGCTTTCAATTCGGAGAAGAAGAGGAGCGGGATTTTAATAAGGAAGAAGGCTGACAACACAATCCACGTGCACTGGAAGGGAGCGGCAGAGATGATATTAGCAATGTGTTCCAGTTACTATGACGTCTCTGGAAGCATGAAAGATATGGATGATGGTGAAAGGATGATATTTGAGCAAATAATTCAAGGTATGGCAGCTAGCAGCCTCCGCTGCATTGCTTTGGCCCATAAACAGATACCAGAGGAAGAGCATGAAATTGGGGAAGGCCCACAAAAGCTAAAAGAAGACAGCTTGACCCTTATAGCACTGGTGGGGATAAAGGACCCATGTAGGCCAGGGGTGAGAAAAGCCGTGGAAGATTGCCAATATGCTGGAGTGAATGTTAAAATGATCACTGGCGACAATATTTTCACTGCGAGAGCCATAGCCACTGAATGTGGAATATTAAGACCAGGTCAAGAAATGAACAGTGAAGCAGTGGTAGAAGGTGAGGTATTTCGACAGTACACCCAGGAAGAGAGAATGGAGAAAGTCGATAAAATCCATGTGATGGCTAGATCCTCTCCCTTTGATAAACTTCTTATGGTACAGTGCTTGAAACAGAAAGGCCATGTGGTCGCAGTCACAGGCGACGGCACAAATGATGCACCGGCATTAAAAGAAGCTGACATAGGACTTTCTATGGGGATACAGGGCACTGAAGTTGCAAAGGAGAGCTCAGATATCATCATTTTAGATGACAATTTTGCTTCTGTAGCCACGGTTTTGAGGTGGGGAAGGTGTGTTTATAACAACATCCAGAAATTCATCCAGTTCCAGCTCACAGTGAATGTTGCAGCCCTTGTAATCAACTTTGTGGCAGCAGCTTCAGCTGGTGAGGTACCACTGACAGCCGTCCAGTTACTATGGGTGAACTTGATCATGGACACATTAGGTGCTCTGGCTCTCGCAACAGAGCGGCCCACCAAGGAACTCATGGAGAAGCCACCTGTGGGTCGAGCTGAGCCCCTCATCACCAACATCATGTGGAGGAATCTATTAGCCCAAGCTCTGTATCAGATAGTCGTACTCTTGACCCTACAATTCAATGGAGAATCAATCTTTGGCGTGAATCAGAAGGTGAAAGACACCCTGATATTCAACACTTTCGTTCTATGCCAAGTCTTCAATGAATTCAATGCAAGGGAGCTGGAGAAAAAGAACGTGTTCGAGGGGATACATAAGAACAAGTTGTTTTTGGGGATCATTGGGATAACCATTATCCTTCAGGTGGTTATGGTGgagtttttgaagaaatttgcgGATACAGAGAGGTTGGATTGGGGACAATGGGGTGCATGCATTGGAGTTGCAGCTGCATCTTGGCCAATCGGCTGGCTTGTCAAGTGCATACCTGTTTCAGATAAACCAGTTCTCGACTATCTGAAGTGGTAG
- the LOC100261436 gene encoding putative calcium-transporting ATPase 13, plasma membrane-type, protein MLSCMASLENVPTILRKPIKRWRLAFATIYFSRTLRSLLHHPLSNNNSSCSKLPSSTPPFLVLDVKADADFSNVDQTSLTALVKEKNLDQLLGFGGVEGVAVALRSDVKNGIHGAAKDVAWRQEAFGSNTYPRPPTKSFFHFVVEAFKDLTILVLLVCATLSLCFGIKEHGLKEGWYDGGSILVAVFLVISVSAVSNYRQNRQFDKLSKVSNNIQVNVVRNEICQQISIFEIVVGDVVCLRIGDQVPADGLFLDGHSLQVDESSITGESDNVEVNTSQNPFLFSGTKVADGYALMLVTSVGMNTTWGQMMSTISRDTNEQTPLQARLNELTSSIGKVGLTVAFLVLVVLLVRYFTGNTKDDNGNKEFNGRKTKSDDVVNAVVGIIASAVSILVMSIPEGLPLAVTLTLAYSMKRMMADQAMVRKLSACETMGSATTICTDKTGTLTLNQMKVTKFWLGKQPIEASSSIATNILKLIQHGIALNTTGSIYRDTTAKLEFSGSPTEKAILSWSVQELGMDMEVLKKNCTILHVEAFNSEKKRSGILMRKKTDNTIHVHWKGAAEMILAMCSSYYDASGRMKDLNVTERMTFEQIIQGMAASSLRCIAFAHKQIPEEEHEIKEGRQKIKEDSLTLIGLMGIKDPCRPGVRKAVEDCQHAGVNVKMITGDNVFTARAIATECGILKADQNMNSEVVIEGEAFRKYTPEERMEKVDKICVMARSSPFDKLLMIRCLKQKGHVVAVTGDGTNDAPALKEADIGLSMGIQGTEVAKESSDIIILDDNFASVAMVLRWGRCVYNNIQKFIQFQLTVNLAALAINFVAVLSAGEVPLTAVQLLWVNLIMDTLGALALATEQPTKELMEKQPVGKVEPLITNIMWRNLLAQALYQIAVLLTLQFKGGSIFGVKDKIKNTLIFNTFVLCQVFNEFNARKLEKKNIFKGIHKNKLFLGVIGITVILQVVMVEFLNKFADTERLDRGQWEACIAIAAMSWPIGFVVKCIPVSEKPFLRYLKW, encoded by the coding sequence ATGTTGAGTTGCATGGCGTCCTTAGAAAACGTGCCAACTATCCTTAGAAAACCCATCAAGAGATGGCGCTTGGCCTTTGCTACTATCTATTTTTCCAGGACGCTACGCTCTCTTCTCCATCACCCTCTGTCCAATAACAACAGCAGCTGCAGCAAACTCCCCTCCAGTACTCCTCCTTTTTTGGTCCTCGACGTTAAGGCGGACGCTGACTTCTCAAACGTTGATCAAACAAGCCTCACTGCATTAGTGAAGGAGAAAAACTTAGACCAGCTTCTTGGATTTGGAGGAGTTGAAGGTGTGGCTGTTGCTCTACGATCAGATGTCAAAAATGGCATCCATGGTGCTGCAAAGGACGTTGCTTGGAGGCAGGAGGCGTTCGGTTCAAACACATACCCGAGGCCACCTACGAAGAGCTTCTTCCACTTTGTGGTGGAAGCTTTTAAGGATCTTACAATTCTCGTACTTCTAGTCTGTGCCACACTCTCTCTttgttttggaattaaagaGCATGGGCTGAAGGAAGGGTGGTACGACGGTGGAAGCATACTTGTCGCCGTTTTTCTCGTCATTTCTGTGTCTGCTGTAAGTAACTACAGACAGAACAGACAATTTGACAAGTTGTCAAAAGTCAGCAACAATATTCAGGTTAATGTCGTCCGGAATGAGATATGTCAGCAGATTTCTATATTTGAGATTGTTGTTGGGGATGTGGTTTGCTTAAGGATTGGAGATCAAGTTCCGGCTGATGGACTGTTCTTGGATGGGCATTCTTTGCAAGTGGATGAATCAAGCATAACAGGGGAGAGTGACAACGTGGAAGTCAACACCAGCCAGaatccatttttgttttctggAACCAAGGTAGCTGATGGATATGCTCTAATGCTTGTGACATCTGTTGGCATGAACACAACATGGGGCCAGATGATGAGCACAATCAGCCGCGACACCAATGAACAGACACCCTTACAAGCTCGGCTTAACGAGCTAACTTCATCAATTGGTAAGGTTGGTTTGACAGTTGCATTTCTAGTTCTTGTAGTGTTGCTGGTTCGCTACTTCACAGGAAATACAAAAGATGATAATGGAAATAAGGAGTTCAATGGCAGGAAGACAAAGTCTGATGATGTAGTGAATGCGGTAGTCGGAATCATTGCCTCTGCAGTTAGCATTTTGGTTATGTCAATTCCGGAAGGCTTGCCATTGGCTGTAACACTCACTCTTGCTTATTCAATGAAGAGAATGATGGCTGACCAGGCCATGGTTCGGAAGCTCTCTGCCTGTGAGACCATGGGCTCTGCTACCACCATTTGTACCGACAAAACAGGTACCCTCACTCTGAACCAGATGAAGGTGACAAAGTTTTGGCTTGGCAAACAGCCTATTGAAGCTTCCTCTTCAATTGCCACAAATATCCTCAAATTGATTCAACATGGAATTGCTTTGAACACAACTGGTAGCATTTACAGGGACACTACAGCTAAACTCGAGTTTTCTGGTAGTCCCACTGAAAAAGCAATACTTTCCTGGTCTGTCCAGGAACTTGGCATGGACATGGAGGTACTGAAGAAGAATTGTACAATTCTTCATGTTGAAGCCTTCAATTCAGAGAAGAAAAGAAGCGGGATTCTAATGAGAAAGAAGACTGACAACACAATCCACGTGCATTGGAAGGGAGCAGCAGAGATGATATTAGCAATGTGTTCAAGTTACTATGATGCTTCTGGAAGGATGAAAGATCTGAATGTTACTGAAAGGATGACATTTGAGCAAATAATTCAAGGTATGGCTGCTAGCAGCCTCCGATGCATTGCTTTTGCCCATAAACAAATTCCAGAGGAAGAGCATGAAATTAAAGAAGGCCGGCAAAAGATAAAAGAAGACAGCTTGACCCTTATAGGATTGATGGGGATAAAGGACCCATGTAGACCAGGGGTGAGAAAAGCCGTGGAAGATTGCCAACACGCTGGAGTGAACGTCAAAATGATCACTGGTGACAATGTCTTCACTGCGAGAGCTATAGCTACTGAATGTGGAATACTGAAAGCTGATCAAAACATGAACAGTGAAGTGGTGATAGAAGGTGAGGCATTCCGGAAGTACACCCCAGAAGAGAGAATGGAGAAAGTCGATAAAATCTGCGTGATGGCCAGGTCCTCTCCCTTTGATAAACTTCTCATGATACGGTGCTTGAAACAGAAGGGTCATGTGGTTGCAGTGACAGGTGATGGCACAAATGATGCACCAGCATTAAAAGAAGCGGACATAGGACTTTCTATGGGGATACAGGGCACTGAAGTTGCAAAGGAGAGCTCAGATATCATCATCTTGGATGATAATTTTGCTTCGGTGGCAATGGTTTTGAGGTGGGGAAGATGTGTTTATAACAATATTCAAAAATTCATCCAGTTCCAGCTCACAGTGAATCTTGCAGCCCTCGCAATCAACTTTGTGGCAGTACTTTCAGCTGGTGAAGTCCCATTGACAGCAGTGCAACTGTTGTGGGTGAACTTGATCATGGACACATTAGGTGCTCTGGCTCTGGCAACAGAGCAACCTACCAAGGAGCTCATGGAGAAGCAACCTGTGGGTAAGGTAGAGCCACTCATCACCAACATCATGTGGAGAAATCTGTTAGCCCAAGCTTTGTATCAGATAGCTGTCCTCTTGACCCTACAGTTCAAAGGAGGATCAATCTTTGGTGTGAAAGACAAGATAAAGAACACCCTGATATTCAATACTTTTGTGCTATGCCAAGTCTTCAACGAATTCAATGCAAGGAAGCTGGAGAAGAAGAATATCTTTAAGGGGATACACAAAAACAAGTTATTTTTGGGGGTCATTGGGATAACCGTTATCCTTCAGGTTGTCATGGTTGAATTTTTGAACAAATTTGCAGATACGGAGAGGTTGGATCGGGGACAATGGGAGGCCTGCATTGCCATTGCAGCCATGTCTTGGCCAATTGGCTTTGTTGTCAAGTGCATACCTGTTTCAGAAAAACCATTTCTTAGATATCTAAAGTGGTAG
- the LOC100264947 gene encoding pentatricopeptide repeat-containing protein At5g43790, with amino-acid sequence MRGPNPSSNHPTLQLLEKCKTLDTLKQVHAHMITTGLIFHTYPLSRILLISSTIVFTHALSIFNHIPNPTIFLYNTLISSLANIKPHTHIAFSLYSRVLTHTTLKPNGFTFPSLFKACGSQPWLRHGRALHTHVLKFLEPTCDPFVQAALLNYYAKCGKVGACRYLFNQISKPDLASWNSILSAYVHNSGAICEDVSLSLEVLTLFIEMQKSLIKANEVTLVALISACAELGALSQGAWAHVYVLKHNLKLNHFVGTALIDMYSKCGCLDLACQLFDQLPHRDTLCYNAMIGGFAIHGYGHQALDLFKKMTLEGLAPDDVTLVVTMCSCSHVGLVEEGCDVFESMKEVYGVEPKLEHYGCLVDLLGRAGRLREAEERVLNMPMKPNAVIWRSLLGAARVHGNLEIGEVVLKHLIQLEPETSGNYVLLSNMYASINRWDDVKRVRKLMKDHGINKVPGSSLVEVGGAMHEFLMGDKTHPRSKEIYLKLEEMSRRLHEYGHKPRTLEVLFDIEEEEKEDALSYHSERLAIAFALIASHHCAPIRIIKNLRVCGDCHTSSKLISKIYEREIIVRDRNRFHHFKEGACSCSDYW; translated from the coding sequence ATGAGAGGCCCAAACCCAAGCTCTAATCACCCAACTCTTCAACTCTTGGAAAAATGCAAAACCTTGGACACCCTAAAGCAAGTCCATGCTCATATGATCACAACCGGCCTCATTTTTCACACCTACCCTCTCAGTAGAATCCTCCTGATCTCCTCCACCATAGTCTTCACCCATGCACTCTCCATCTTTAACCATATCCCAAACCCAACCATCTTCCTCTACAACACCCTCATTTCCTCACTTGCCAACATCAAGCCCCACACCCACATCGCCTTCTCTCTCTATTCTAGAGTTCTAACTCACACAACCCTTAAACCCAACGGCTTCACCTTCCCTTCTCTCTTCAAGGCTTGTGGATCTCAGCCATGGCTCCGCCATGGTAGAGCCCTCCACACCCATGTCTTGAAATTCCTCGAGCCCACTTGTGACCCCTTTGTTCAAGCTGCCTTGCTCAATTACTATGCCAAGTGTGGCAAGGTGGGTGCCTGTAGATATCTTTTTAATCAAATCAGCAAACCAGATTTGGCTTCTTGGAACTCCATTTTAAGCGCTTATGTGCATAATTCTGGTGCTATTTGTGAGGACGTTAGTTTGTCATTAGAGGTGTTGACTTTATTCATTGAGATGCAAAAATCTCTTATCAAGGCTAATGAAGTCACTCTGGTAGCTTTGATTAGCGCCTGTGCTGAATTGGGTGCACTCAGTCAAGGTGCATGGGCACATGTCTACGTATTAAAGCACAATCTTAAGCTAAATCACTTTGTAGGGACTGCTTTAATTGATATGTATTCAAAATGCGGGTGTCTGGATTTAGCATGTCAACTGTTTGATCAATTACCCCACAGGGACACGTTATGTTACAATGCGATGATCGGAGGGTTTGCAATTCATGGTTATGGGCATCAAGCACTTGATCTTTTCAAGAAAATGACACTTGAGGGTTTGGCTCCTGACGATGTAACTCTAGTAGTCACAATGTGTAGTTGCTCTCATGTGGGATTGGTGGAGGAAGGATGCGATGTTTTTGAGTCCATGAAAGAGGTTTATGGGGTTGAACCGAAACTAGAGCATTATGGATGCCTTGTGGATCTTCTAGGTCGAGCTGGGCGGCTCAGGGAAGCAGAGGAAAGGGTTCTGAATATGCCCATGAAGCCAAATGCTGTCATATGGAGGTCTTTACTCGGGGCAGCAAGGGTTCATGGGAATCTAGAGATAGGAGAAGTTGTACTCAAACACTTGATACAGTTAGAGCCAGAGACCAGTGGAAACTATGTGCTCTTGTCTAATATGTACGCAAGCATCAACAGATGGGATGATGTGAAGAGAGTGAGGAAACTGATGAAGGATCATGGCATTAACAAAGTGCCTGGAAGCAGCTTGGTAGAGGTTGGCGGTGCCATGCATGAGTTCCTGATGGGGGACAAGACACACCCACGTTCAAAAGAGATTTACTTGAAGCTTGAAGAGATGAGCAGACGGCTACACGAGTATGGCCATAAACCCAGAACCCTAGAAGTGTTGTTTGACATTGAAGAGGAGGAGAAGGAAGATGCCCTCTCTTATCATAGTGAAAGATTAGCAATTGCCTTTGCTCTCATAGCATCTCATCACTGTGCTCCTATTCGAATCATAAAGAACCTTAGGGTATGTGGTGACTGCCATACAAGTAGTAAGCTTATTTCAAAGATATACGAAAGAGAAATTATCGTAAGAGATCGGAATCGGTTTCATCATTTCAAAGAAGGGGCTTGTTCTTGTTCGGATTACTGGTAA